Proteins from one Mesotoga infera genomic window:
- a CDS encoding carbohydrate ABC transporter permease: MRQSQSKSCKRFRREVVSWLFLLPHLVFFVLFVAVPLVFGMVISFFNWSLLNDNVFVGASNYIRTWNDSRFWPVVQNTVIFAIVSVPLTIIVAILFAHILNKKRFGQLWLLIAFVSPAFFGSVGILSSWKWIFASFPSGLANYYLNKAGFINAAVSWFGSTGVAWGVIILVTIWWIVGFSILLYMGALQRIPPEQYESAKLDGAGPWKRFLYITLPWIRSVLFFDVVRQVILAFGLFDQAYILSAGGPAGTTRTMVYYLYLVGFERQDFGRAASISWYIFAIVLIFAIIQLVLVTKSIRSTEG, from the coding sequence TTGAGACAATCACAATCGAAGTCGTGTAAACGTTTCCGCAGGGAGGTTGTGTCGTGGTTGTTCCTCCTCCCTCACCTGGTTTTCTTCGTTCTGTTCGTCGCCGTTCCCCTGGTCTTTGGGATGGTAATCAGTTTCTTCAACTGGAGCCTGCTCAACGACAATGTCTTCGTGGGAGCCAGCAACTACATCCGCACATGGAACGACTCGAGATTCTGGCCCGTTGTTCAGAACACAGTGATATTCGCGATAGTCAGCGTTCCGCTTACGATAATCGTAGCCATACTCTTTGCCCATATTCTCAATAAAAAAAGGTTCGGACAGTTGTGGCTGTTGATCGCTTTTGTCTCACCGGCCTTCTTCGGATCGGTGGGCATTCTCAGCTCGTGGAAATGGATATTCGCTTCCTTTCCCTCAGGTCTGGCGAATTACTACCTGAATAAAGCAGGTTTCATCAATGCTGCCGTTTCCTGGTTTGGAAGCACCGGGGTCGCCTGGGGAGTGATAATATTGGTGACCATTTGGTGGATAGTGGGGTTCAGCATTTTGCTCTATATGGGCGCATTGCAGAGGATACCTCCCGAGCAGTACGAATCGGCTAAACTGGATGGAGCGGGACCGTGGAAGAGGTTTTTGTATATTACCCTGCCCTGGATAAGGAGCGTACTTTTCTTCGACGTAGTTCGACAGGTTATTCTCGCTTTCGGGCTTTTCGACCAGGCTTATATATTATCGGCCGGGGGGCCTGCCGGTACCACGAGAACGATGGTCTATTACCTGTACCTGGTGGGGTTCGAGAGACAGGATTTCGGAAGAGCTGCGTCGATATCATGGTATATTTTCGCGATAGTGCTTATCTTTGCGATAATACAGCTCGTGCTCGTGACGAAGTCGATACGCTCGACAGAGGGGTGA
- a CDS encoding alpha-N-arabinofuranosidase, with translation MQTYVRVKPEKLGKINDMIYGHFTEHLGRCIYDGIFNEKSSKSDSRGFRIDIIEAVKKIKCPILRWPGGNFASAYHWQDGIGPVEKRPQLLNYIWGGVESNRFGTDEFIQYCRELGAEPYLAVSLGTGTLDEAIAWLEYCNLDTPTRYAKMRRENGHSEPYRVKYWGIGNEVYGPWQVGHCSAAEYAEKLRQYTQFMKGVDRSIKVIAVGADNPDWDMTVLKHAGHLIDYISIHEYHGSDDYFGTVASVYYCEQRLKLLESLIKHLRLDHVKISFDEWNIWYKISAEREGSEKGTVLIEEPYALKDGLFAAGIFVVMHRMNDTVQMANLAQMVNALGMIKTKGDEIVLTPIYHAFDLFVNHTGRTRLAMDIDTQRYDIKARTFVEGRNSFQLKDVPYIDGSATYDERRSVLSVALINYYQKEADIRLDLSGLEVKKKADRYVLTGSAPDEMNDFDNPDRIHLVSDELATGTGEMNLRLAPMSASVIEFTLEKTL, from the coding sequence GTGCAGACATATGTCAGGGTTAAGCCGGAAAAACTCGGAAAGATAAACGATATGATCTACGGGCATTTCACGGAGCATCTGGGTAGATGTATCTACGACGGAATTTTCAACGAAAAATCCTCAAAATCTGACTCGCGGGGATTCAGGATAGATATCATAGAAGCCGTTAAAAAGATCAAGTGTCCCATCTTGAGATGGCCCGGTGGCAATTTCGCCTCCGCTTATCACTGGCAGGACGGTATCGGACCCGTCGAAAAACGGCCTCAGCTACTTAACTATATATGGGGTGGGGTTGAAAGCAACAGGTTCGGAACGGATGAGTTTATACAGTACTGTCGCGAACTCGGCGCCGAGCCCTATTTGGCAGTGAGTCTGGGGACGGGTACTCTCGATGAGGCCATCGCCTGGCTCGAATACTGCAACCTCGATACACCGACCAGATACGCGAAAATGAGGAGAGAAAACGGACATTCAGAGCCCTACAGAGTTAAATACTGGGGAATAGGCAACGAAGTATACGGCCCCTGGCAGGTCGGGCACTGCAGCGCGGCCGAATATGCCGAAAAGCTGAGGCAGTACACGCAGTTCATGAAGGGGGTGGACCGTTCGATAAAAGTTATAGCCGTGGGAGCCGACAACCCCGATTGGGATATGACTGTGTTGAAGCACGCCGGACACTTGATCGATTATATCTCGATTCACGAATACCACGGTTCGGACGATTACTTCGGTACCGTGGCTTCGGTGTATTACTGCGAGCAGAGATTGAAGCTTCTCGAGAGCCTTATAAAACATCTTCGCCTGGATCATGTGAAGATCTCGTTCGACGAATGGAATATATGGTACAAAATCAGTGCGGAAAGGGAGGGAAGCGAGAAGGGAACGGTACTCATAGAAGAGCCGTACGCGCTGAAGGATGGACTCTTCGCTGCCGGAATATTCGTTGTTATGCACAGGATGAACGATACGGTCCAAATGGCCAATCTGGCGCAGATGGTTAACGCCCTGGGTATGATAAAGACGAAAGGTGACGAGATTGTTCTTACTCCGATCTATCACGCTTTCGATCTCTTCGTGAACCATACGGGCCGGACCAGACTCGCCATGGATATCGATACCCAAAGGTATGACATAAAAGCGAGAACGTTCGTGGAGGGACGCAACAGCTTCCAGTTGAAGGATGTTCCCTACATCGACGGCTCGGCGACTTACGACGAAAGGAGAAGCGTACTCAGCGTGGCGCTGATCAACTATTATCAGAAGGAAGCCGATATACGTCTCGATCTTTCGGGGCTGGAAGTGAAGAAAAAGGCCGATCGGTATGTTCTGACCGGCTCGGCTCCGGATGAGATGAACGATTTCGATAACCCTGACAGGATACATCTTGTGAGCGATGAACTGGCCACGGGAACCGGGGAGATGAATCTCAGGCTCGCCCCCATGTCTGCCAGCGTAATCGAGTTCACTCTGGAAAAAACACTCTGA
- a CDS encoding extracellular solute-binding protein, whose protein sequence is MKKLMCLALALIVFVGFSFGITITMMTPLTGADGAYMDEIVAKFNATHPGIEVVHVVVESSLDMKNKLSMGIASKTAPEIMFIRKFDMPLYLQHFKGFTPEEWLNNYGIDVNDIFPGVLEGLVIDGKVVGIPLDIWIFYMAYNKANFAKVGLDPENPPKTRDEFIAAMEALIPITPAGLTPYYENPAWTWIWFHLLWQHGGDLLTDDFKKPAFAKAGIEACKLMLMMQEKGILPMQVADPGVSFQSGDSSVLITGIWTIQPWMQQLGKDFGYAVVPQLGTTKAVFGGSHVLAMPKVMVEDPKVLQAATTFIKYLWDNAIDWYAAGQTPARISIAESQELKEKLPHIYVVSQESEYVKQFQMFPLISEIEAEIAVYLDEILVLHSISPEEGMKEAEFAVQEILDDYWSRVK, encoded by the coding sequence ATGAAAAAGCTCATGTGTTTGGCTCTTGCACTGATCGTTTTTGTAGGCTTTTCTTTCGGAATAACTATTACGATGATGACACCGCTTACCGGAGCGGACGGGGCTTACATGGATGAGATCGTTGCAAAGTTCAACGCCACGCACCCCGGAATCGAGGTTGTTCACGTAGTGGTCGAGTCGTCTCTGGATATGAAGAACAAGCTTTCGATGGGTATCGCGTCGAAAACCGCGCCGGAAATAATGTTCATCCGAAAGTTCGACATGCCTTTGTATTTGCAGCATTTCAAAGGCTTCACTCCCGAGGAATGGCTGAACAATTACGGGATCGACGTGAACGATATCTTCCCCGGTGTTCTCGAGGGACTAGTGATCGACGGTAAAGTCGTGGGAATCCCACTGGATATATGGATTTTCTATATGGCCTACAATAAGGCCAACTTCGCAAAAGTGGGCCTGGACCCGGAGAACCCTCCAAAGACAAGAGACGAGTTCATAGCGGCTATGGAAGCCCTGATTCCAATTACCCCGGCCGGATTGACTCCCTACTACGAAAATCCCGCCTGGACCTGGATATGGTTCCATCTGCTATGGCAGCACGGTGGCGATCTTCTGACCGATGACTTCAAGAAACCAGCCTTTGCCAAGGCGGGAATCGAGGCCTGCAAATTGATGCTCATGATGCAGGAAAAAGGTATTCTCCCGATGCAGGTAGCCGATCCAGGCGTATCGTTCCAGTCGGGTGATAGTTCTGTTTTGATAACGGGTATCTGGACGATCCAGCCCTGGATGCAACAGCTCGGCAAGGACTTCGGTTATGCGGTAGTACCTCAACTGGGTACGACCAAGGCAGTCTTCGGAGGCTCGCACGTTCTGGCGATGCCGAAGGTAATGGTTGAAGACCCGAAGGTTCTACAAGCGGCAACGACCTTCATAAAGTACCTCTGGGACAATGCGATTGATTGGTACGCGGCCGGTCAGACACCAGCCAGAATCTCCATCGCGGAGAGTCAGGAGCTGAAGGAGAAACTTCCTCATATTTACGTTGTTTCTCAAGAATCGGAATATGTAAAGCAGTTCCAGATGTTCCCGTTGATATCGGAAATCGAAGCTGAAATCGCCGTATATCTTGACGAAATACTCGTGCTGCACTCCATCTCCCCCGAAGAGGGAATGAAAGAAGCTGAATTCGCGGTGCAGGAGATTCTCGACGATTACTGGTCAAGAGTAAAATGA
- a CDS encoding L-fucose/L-arabinose isomerase family protein has protein sequence MYQKLKLGFAPTRRNVFSKKDAHEQRILIEKKLKAWNVDYVGLDWLNEEGLIYDPKDSPAVAEHFKKAKVDAIFAPHVNFGTEEAVAKLSRELDVPLLLWGPRDDAPLPDGSRTRDTQCGLFATGKLLRRFGVPFTYIVNSSVDDPLFERGFKNFLAAASVVRAFRNMKIGVISNRPRDFWTVINNEGELLEKFGIELIPTTLIDIVEEAKKFLDSKELDQELAELRDRVDYSSAGEESFKKVLTLKIVMERWAVEERLSGIAIQCWNALQKVYGVMPCFAHSLLSDNKIPVACETDVHGAISMELAQAATMYRKPSFLADLTIRHPTDDNAELLWHCGPFPLSLAKEKPYIGKHFILDSHSPGVSEWEIKGGKLSVLRFDGDFSNYKLFVSHAESTDGPFNKGTYVWAKFRNWPKLEEKLVCGPYIHHVASVHDRIMPVIYEAVKYMKGVELDPGEPGIDEVQSWLRHEIDEI, from the coding sequence ATGTATCAAAAGCTAAAACTCGGGTTCGCTCCCACAAGGAGAAACGTTTTCAGCAAGAAAGATGCTCATGAACAAAGAATTCTCATCGAAAAAAAGCTGAAGGCCTGGAATGTGGATTACGTCGGTCTCGACTGGCTGAACGAAGAGGGGCTCATTTACGATCCCAAGGATTCACCAGCGGTGGCGGAACATTTCAAAAAGGCCAAAGTGGACGCCATCTTTGCGCCTCATGTAAATTTTGGAACCGAAGAAGCCGTTGCCAAGCTCTCCAGAGAACTCGATGTGCCCCTTCTCCTCTGGGGGCCGCGAGATGATGCCCCGCTGCCCGATGGAAGTCGTACCCGTGACACCCAGTGCGGCCTTTTTGCGACGGGCAAGTTGTTGAGACGCTTCGGTGTTCCCTTCACATACATAGTGAACTCTTCGGTCGATGATCCCCTCTTCGAAAGGGGATTTAAAAACTTCCTCGCCGCTGCTTCGGTGGTCAGGGCCTTTCGCAATATGAAAATCGGAGTTATAAGCAACAGGCCGAGAGACTTCTGGACCGTCATAAACAACGAAGGAGAGCTTCTGGAAAAGTTCGGCATAGAGCTCATCCCGACAACTCTGATAGATATTGTGGAAGAGGCGAAAAAATTTCTGGACTCTAAAGAGCTCGACCAGGAATTGGCCGAACTAAGGGACAGAGTCGATTACTCCAGTGCGGGTGAAGAGAGTTTCAAGAAGGTATTGACGCTCAAGATCGTGATGGAGAGGTGGGCGGTCGAAGAGAGATTGAGCGGAATAGCCATTCAATGCTGGAACGCTCTGCAAAAGGTGTATGGCGTAATGCCCTGTTTTGCCCATTCTCTACTATCGGATAATAAAATCCCCGTTGCCTGCGAAACCGACGTTCACGGAGCGATAAGCATGGAACTGGCCCAGGCGGCCACCATGTATCGAAAACCTTCCTTTCTTGCCGATCTTACTATCAGACATCCGACCGATGACAATGCCGAGCTGCTGTGGCATTGCGGGCCTTTCCCGCTTTCGCTCGCGAAGGAAAAACCGTACATCGGGAAACACTTCATACTCGACAGCCACAGTCCCGGGGTATCGGAATGGGAGATAAAGGGGGGTAAACTCAGCGTTCTCAGGTTCGACGGAGACTTCTCGAATTACAAGCTTTTCGTATCTCACGCCGAAAGCACTGATGGGCCTTTCAACAAGGGAACGTACGTCTGGGCGAAGTTCAGGAACTGGCCAAAGCTCGAAGAGAAACTGGTGTGCGGCCCCTACATTCATCACGTGGCCAGCGTCCACGACAGGATAATGCCTGTAATCTATGAGGCCGTCAAATACATGAAGGGCGTCGAGCTGGATCCTGGCGAGCCTGGAATAGATGAGGTACAATCTTGGTTGAGACACGAAATCGATGAAATCTGA
- a CDS encoding carbohydrate ABC transporter permease, protein MTSTVARNKKKLSKRIAAVVVTVLLWAFAAFWFAPIFWMLSTSLKSTAVAVIQSPPEWIPKNPTLENYKIIFAPSGGLSLIRATLNSVIVAVGSTLATLALSIPAAYALSRLRFRGRMLIFWIYVAVLAFPGVLFLVPHFFIIQGMGLTNSYLALILPGLGGTFGVFLLRQYMLDIPGELEDAAWMDGCSKFRFLISIVIPYVKPAMLVLGLMTFLGSWNSFLWPLLILSKSDKFTLPIALIRFSAGWGDPYRGIGPMMAGAFFSVAPSLIIFVVFHRYLMKGISLGSLGKE, encoded by the coding sequence ATGACTTCTACAGTTGCCAGAAACAAGAAGAAGCTCAGCAAGCGCATTGCTGCCGTCGTTGTTACGGTACTTCTCTGGGCATTTGCAGCTTTTTGGTTTGCGCCGATTTTCTGGATGCTTTCTACTTCGCTGAAATCTACGGCGGTGGCCGTAATTCAGTCACCTCCCGAATGGATACCAAAAAACCCGACCCTGGAGAATTACAAGATCATTTTCGCGCCTTCAGGAGGTCTTTCGCTCATCCGGGCTACTCTGAACAGTGTGATCGTCGCCGTCGGTTCCACACTGGCAACGCTGGCACTCTCTATCCCGGCTGCTTATGCTCTCTCGCGTTTGCGATTCAGGGGTCGTATGCTGATCTTCTGGATCTATGTGGCCGTGCTTGCCTTCCCCGGAGTGTTGTTCCTGGTGCCTCACTTTTTCATAATTCAGGGAATGGGACTTACAAACTCCTATCTGGCTCTGATTCTGCCGGGGCTTGGAGGGACTTTTGGCGTCTTTCTCTTGAGACAGTACATGCTTGATATTCCCGGCGAACTGGAGGACGCGGCCTGGATGGACGGCTGTTCGAAGTTCAGGTTCCTTATAAGCATCGTGATTCCTTATGTCAAACCGGCGATGCTCGTACTGGGCTTGATGACCTTCCTGGGTTCGTGGAACAGTTTTCTTTGGCCGCTTTTGATTCTTAGCAAGTCCGACAAATTTACGCTTCCGATAGCGCTCATAAGATTCAGTGCCGGCTGGGGAGACCCCTACCGCGGCATAGGTCCGATGATGGCCGGAGCTTTCTTTTCGGTTGCACCATCACTGATAATCTTCGTTGTCTTCCACAGATACTTGATGAAAGGGATATCTCTGGGATCTCTAGGAAAGGAGTAG
- a CDS encoding FGGY-family carbohydrate kinase: MYLIGCDIGTQGTKSVMVDESGRVLVEAQREYDVIKPGSNWAEQWPDVWVRAAFETMGEVVEKSGVAKEEIAALAISGLYGGSGVPVDREMKPLYPCLIWMDRRATDQTGWVKDNISKEEIFSITGNYVDSYYGFTKMMWLRDNRPEIWKKIYKFVTPKDYVIYQLTGENAIDYSSAGNIGGVFDIRKLTWSSDMCRALGIPIEYLPERIVRSSDMVGKITRASSKLCGLREGTPVISGGIDAPVAQLSAGALEEGEHVAMVGTSTCWGTVHDGSELPFGLVNFPYVVHDTERIYSFGGSATTGALARWFKEEFADSEASVGLRTGISPYQLLDREVETIPAGSDGIIVLPYFMGERSPIWDPFAKGVFFGVTLVHTKAHMYKALMEGAAYALRHNIEEGIKAGLKLNDECWIVGGVAKSSAWNRIFADITGYKMRQVSSLVEAPFGDAFLAGLGVGLIDRPERIKEWVKFREPINPDPNNREIYEKSYALFRQLYERTKDLMWQI, from the coding sequence ATGTATTTGATCGGGTGCGATATTGGGACTCAGGGTACGAAAAGCGTTATGGTGGACGAAAGCGGTCGTGTTCTCGTCGAGGCGCAGAGAGAGTACGATGTCATCAAACCCGGCTCAAACTGGGCCGAACAGTGGCCGGACGTCTGGGTGAGAGCTGCCTTCGAAACGATGGGGGAAGTGGTAGAAAAATCGGGAGTGGCGAAGGAAGAGATCGCCGCTCTGGCGATCAGCGGTCTCTACGGCGGCTCCGGTGTACCGGTGGACAGGGAGATGAAACCGCTTTATCCCTGTCTCATATGGATGGACAGACGTGCGACGGATCAAACCGGCTGGGTTAAGGATAACATATCTAAAGAAGAGATCTTTTCTATAACCGGCAATTACGTCGATTCCTACTATGGCTTCACCAAGATGATGTGGCTCAGGGACAACAGACCGGAGATCTGGAAGAAGATATACAAGTTCGTGACTCCGAAAGATTACGTTATCTATCAGCTTACCGGAGAAAACGCTATCGACTACTCATCGGCAGGGAATATAGGCGGTGTTTTCGACATAAGAAAACTGACATGGTCCTCGGATATGTGTAGAGCTTTGGGAATACCGATCGAATACCTTCCCGAGAGAATCGTGAGATCGAGTGATATGGTTGGAAAGATAACTCGGGCCAGCTCAAAACTCTGCGGCCTTCGCGAGGGAACACCCGTCATTTCAGGTGGAATCGACGCGCCCGTGGCACAGCTTTCGGCCGGGGCGCTTGAAGAGGGTGAACACGTCGCCATGGTTGGTACCTCTACCTGCTGGGGAACCGTTCACGACGGCAGTGAGCTACCCTTCGGGCTCGTCAATTTTCCGTATGTGGTTCACGATACCGAGCGGATATACTCCTTCGGTGGATCTGCCACCACTGGGGCGCTCGCCAGATGGTTCAAAGAAGAATTCGCCGACAGCGAAGCTTCTGTGGGTTTGAGAACGGGCATTTCCCCGTACCAGCTTCTGGATAGAGAAGTCGAAACTATACCTGCCGGAAGCGACGGAATAATAGTGCTCCCTTACTTCATGGGCGAAAGATCGCCGATCTGGGATCCCTTTGCCAAGGGGGTCTTCTTCGGAGTTACACTCGTGCATACAAAAGCCCATATGTACAAAGCCCTGATGGAGGGAGCGGCGTACGCCCTGCGACATAACATCGAGGAGGGAATCAAGGCTGGACTGAAACTGAACGACGAGTGCTGGATAGTCGGCGGAGTGGCTAAATCCTCGGCCTGGAACAGAATTTTCGCCGATATCACTGGCTACAAGATGAGACAGGTATCCAGCCTTGTGGAGGCTCCCTTCGGAGATGCATTCCTGGCAGGACTGGGTGTGGGGTTGATCGACAGACCTGAGAGGATAAAAGAGTGGGTGAAGTTCAGAGAACCGATCAATCCCGATCCGAACAATCGGGAGATATACGAAAAATCTTACGCACTCTTCCGTCAGCTCTACGAGAGAACGAAAGACTTGATGTGGCAAATCTGA
- a CDS encoding endo-1,4-beta-xylanase, protein MSEVDISLFEERIENNRKIPVRIGIVDGQGRSVSDASLTVKQLSHEFYFGNAPEYLLYAYAQSSYNRGRRFGTKPLPEEDLAEYMRLYLELFNFATLPSFYWADYEPTQGRLRLVDASKKIAGWLKENGIPVKGHTLVWGNPPSVGVPGWVERMGKLGQWSEVGELLFRRVAREVEEFKDLVQYWDVVNEPIVQNWFDSLGPDYIAQSYRIVKETDPDAITVLNEYGVLVNVGTRRAFISRARQLIDEGVQIDAIGAEAHIFTAQDLQEQLRSLESIYLAIDELAQLGKPIHISEFQIPLPAVIDAFKVSISEAEEIQAEIAKIFYKVFFSHPAVEVITYWNFYRAWQSGSGFLRDDLSIKPIFYELKDLIHGEWKTYLKIDAVPSGEVAFKGFAGNYEITVVTDGFSKTFSLDVSSKGENNFVLVIGKEQEVQ, encoded by the coding sequence TTGTCTGAAGTCGATATAAGTCTTTTCGAGGAAAGGATAGAAAACAATAGAAAGATACCGGTCAGAATAGGTATCGTGGATGGTCAGGGAAGGTCGGTGAGCGATGCTTCTTTGACTGTAAAACAGCTTTCTCACGAGTTTTACTTCGGAAACGCTCCGGAATATCTTCTGTACGCCTACGCTCAGTCGAGTTATAACAGGGGCAGGAGATTCGGAACCAAGCCTCTACCGGAGGAAGACCTCGCGGAGTATATGCGACTCTATTTGGAACTCTTCAACTTCGCCACCCTACCGTCCTTCTACTGGGCCGACTATGAACCCACCCAAGGGCGACTACGCCTTGTCGATGCTTCAAAAAAGATCGCCGGGTGGCTCAAGGAAAACGGCATTCCCGTTAAAGGCCACACACTCGTCTGGGGAAATCCTCCGAGTGTCGGAGTTCCCGGCTGGGTGGAAAGAATGGGGAAGCTGGGACAGTGGTCGGAGGTCGGCGAGCTTCTTTTCAGACGTGTGGCTAGAGAAGTCGAAGAATTCAAAGATCTTGTACAGTACTGGGATGTCGTTAACGAACCGATCGTTCAGAACTGGTTCGACTCCCTGGGCCCGGACTATATCGCTCAATCGTACAGAATAGTTAAGGAAACCGACCCAGATGCAATCACGGTTCTCAACGAATACGGCGTTCTGGTCAACGTCGGTACCAGAAGGGCTTTCATCTCCAGGGCCAGGCAGTTGATAGACGAAGGTGTACAGATAGATGCGATAGGTGCCGAAGCTCACATCTTCACCGCACAGGACCTACAGGAACAGCTTAGATCGCTTGAGAGCATTTATCTTGCGATAGATGAACTGGCCCAACTGGGAAAACCCATACATATCTCAGAGTTTCAGATCCCTCTTCCCGCAGTTATCGATGCCTTCAAAGTGTCTATAAGCGAGGCCGAAGAGATTCAGGCGGAAATAGCGAAGATCTTCTACAAAGTCTTCTTCAGCCATCCGGCTGTAGAAGTCATAACTTACTGGAACTTCTACCGCGCCTGGCAGTCGGGAAGTGGATTCCTTCGCGATGACCTGTCGATCAAACCGATTTTCTACGAACTGAAGGACCTGATTCATGGAGAATGGAAAACATATCTGAAGATCGATGCAGTACCATCTGGAGAAGTCGCTTTCAAAGGTTTCGCCGGTAATTACGAAATCACCGTTGTTACTGATGGTTTTTCTAAGACCTTCTCCCTGGATGTAAGCAGTAAAGGAGAAAACAACTTCGTTCTCGTGATCGGAAAGGAACAGGAGGTGCAATGA
- a CDS encoding alpha-L-arabinofuranosidase C-terminal domain-containing protein, with protein sequence MKPRILILIVVFMAVLFFPASILADIDHVMTVNPSSFSPISPILYGIFFEDINHAVDGGLYAELVRNRSFEHTDRMEGWSVILDKGCKASFSIKSERPVNGNNTHYLSFDIESDDGCVILANNGYDGIPLVGGENYTFSSLIRGYEYNGEIEIHLIDEQGNSIITAVLGSDFDDLWEKYSVILEVPEDCQYGRLALIVKGSGLISLDMISLLPDKNWHGMRPDLLEMLEELRPGFLRFPGGCLVEGDSLENSYRWKDTIGPAEERRANYNLWGYHQSYGIGFFEYLLLAEYLGAEPVPIFNAGISCQVRGAEYCPMNTMDVWIQDVLDFIEFANGSVESPWGAKRFELGHPEPFNVTYIGIGNENWGNEYHERFTLFQKAIKDRYPEIVILFSGPPSYEGASFNRAWRWARQNGVEMLDEHIYAVPEWMLRNTERYDKYDREGPKVMLGEYAAHEAGRRNTLQAALAEAALMTGLERNSDVVIMAAYAPLFNRPGWSQWTPDLIWFDNTRVYGTPSYHVQKVFNRNLGDIIVDSSLTDEDIEVIGYWFKSLYHSCSFDYETGDLIIKVVNPWPGDKEVLVEINETTKLTGKGEMTVITSSSIFDENTFDDPEKIIPITTVLSDFSNRFTFTFEGNSITVLRLNTWSL encoded by the coding sequence ATGAAGCCTCGCATCTTGATTTTGATAGTCGTTTTTATGGCTGTGCTGTTCTTTCCCGCATCCATTCTGGCTGACATAGATCATGTGATGACAGTTAACCCCAGTAGTTTTAGCCCAATAAGCCCCATTCTTTACGGCATCTTCTTTGAGGATATTAACCATGCGGTTGACGGCGGTCTTTACGCCGAGCTAGTAAGAAACCGCTCCTTCGAGCATACCGATCGCATGGAAGGCTGGTCTGTGATCCTTGATAAAGGCTGCAAGGCGAGCTTTTCGATTAAGTCCGAAAGACCTGTCAATGGTAATAACACGCATTATCTTAGCTTCGATATAGAATCCGACGACGGGTGCGTGATTCTCGCGAACAATGGTTACGATGGAATTCCTCTCGTCGGGGGCGAGAATTATACCTTCTCCTCGTTGATCCGAGGTTATGAATACAACGGAGAAATCGAAATCCACCTCATTGACGAGCAGGGAAACTCAATTATCACCGCCGTTCTGGGATCAGACTTCGATGATCTGTGGGAGAAATATTCAGTGATTCTCGAAGTTCCCGAGGACTGTCAATACGGTAGACTGGCGTTGATTGTGAAGGGTTCCGGATTGATTTCTCTGGACATGATCTCGCTCCTGCCAGATAAAAATTGGCACGGTATGAGACCGGACCTGCTGGAAATGCTCGAGGAGTTGAGGCCAGGGTTCTTGAGGTTTCCCGGCGGTTGTCTGGTAGAAGGCGACAGTCTTGAAAACTCATACCGCTGGAAGGACACGATCGGTCCGGCTGAAGAAAGAAGGGCCAATTACAATCTTTGGGGCTATCATCAGTCCTATGGAATAGGATTTTTTGAGTATCTCCTTCTAGCCGAATATCTTGGTGCCGAACCCGTGCCGATATTCAACGCGGGAATTTCTTGCCAGGTACGGGGAGCCGAGTACTGCCCTATGAATACGATGGACGTGTGGATTCAGGATGTTCTGGACTTCATAGAATTCGCCAATGGGTCGGTGGAAAGTCCATGGGGTGCGAAACGCTTTGAGCTCGGTCATCCCGAACCTTTCAACGTTACATATATAGGTATAGGAAACGAGAACTGGGGAAATGAATACCACGAACGTTTCACACTGTTTCAGAAAGCCATAAAGGACAGGTATCCCGAGATAGTCATACTTTTCAGTGGACCACCTTCATACGAAGGCGCATCGTTCAACAGGGCCTGGAGATGGGCCCGTCAAAACGGGGTGGAGATGCTAGACGAGCATATTTATGCCGTGCCAGAATGGATGCTGAGAAATACAGAAAGGTACGATAAATATGATAGAGAAGGCCCAAAGGTCATGCTCGGAGAATATGCGGCCCATGAAGCTGGAAGGAGAAACACCCTGCAGGCTGCATTGGCAGAAGCGGCACTGATGACGGGATTGGAACGCAATAGCGACGTTGTGATTATGGCGGCCTACGCCCCCCTGTTCAACAGACCGGGCTGGTCGCAGTGGACTCCAGATCTAATCTGGTTCGACAACACCAGGGTTTATGGAACCCCCAGTTATCATGTCCAGAAGGTTTTCAACCGGAACCTCGGAGATATCATTGTCGATTCCAGTCTTACAGACGAGGATATTGAAGTCATAGGCTACTGGTTCAAGTCGCTTTATCACTCCTGTAGCTTTGATTATGAAACCGGAGATTTGATAATAAAGGTTGTCAACCCCTGGCCCGGGGATAAAGAGGTTCTGGTGGAAATAAATGAAACCACTAAATTGACAGGTAAAGGGGAAATGACAGTAATTACTTCCAGTAGTATCTTCGACGAAAACACTTTCGACGATCCCGAAAAGATCATACCTATAACTACGGTTTTATCGGATTTCTCCAATCGATTCACATTCACCTTTGAAGGTAATTCGATCACGGTCTTGAGATTGAATACATGGAGTCTTTGA